One genomic segment of Paraburkholderia phymatum STM815 includes these proteins:
- a CDS encoding OmpA family protein, translated as MKTPKLRGPVFMTLAATLAAVIAAPAFAESISSQVKALTPLAQRIADPYRRGAAEGFLEIAERQDSHVLVSNVYNDAANRALGNARFLIDNGAPWQGLYAAKNWPTRDKWVQAIRSIEATNARAASSTCKGESAGRLLALTDEVWKEQDETHGTHWVHGWEAIERAKKLSVQVNDELDHCAPPPPPPPAADSPLPEKPISLSADALFDFDSAKLKAEGFEAVDVLASNLKRVKAIDVVTVIGYTDRFGSVAHNRDLSRRRAQAVADALKQRGVDPGHFDVRGAGSTAPVVTCPGPKKPAVIECLAPNRRVEIRVSGQTAASVPTPDAGSQRFAQAPQPVQPARVRPQAQQQLQLRKQWQMPAQSQPAPQQP; from the coding sequence ATGAAAACACCAAAACTACGCGGCCCGGTCTTCATGACGCTCGCCGCGACACTGGCGGCGGTTATTGCCGCGCCGGCGTTCGCGGAAAGCATCTCGAGTCAGGTCAAGGCGCTGACACCACTGGCGCAGCGCATCGCCGATCCCTATCGACGCGGGGCGGCCGAAGGCTTCCTCGAAATCGCGGAGCGGCAGGATAGTCATGTCCTCGTTTCGAATGTGTATAACGATGCGGCGAACCGTGCGCTCGGCAACGCGCGCTTTCTGATCGACAACGGCGCGCCGTGGCAGGGGTTGTACGCGGCGAAGAACTGGCCGACTCGCGACAAGTGGGTGCAGGCCATCCGTTCGATCGAAGCAACCAACGCCCGCGCTGCGTCATCGACGTGCAAGGGCGAATCGGCCGGGCGTCTGCTCGCGTTGACGGACGAAGTCTGGAAAGAGCAGGACGAAACGCACGGCACGCACTGGGTGCACGGCTGGGAGGCGATCGAGCGCGCGAAGAAGCTGAGCGTGCAGGTCAACGACGAACTCGACCATTGCGCACCGCCGCCTCCGCCGCCTCCGGCTGCGGACTCGCCGTTGCCCGAGAAGCCGATCTCGCTGTCCGCGGATGCGCTGTTCGATTTCGACAGCGCGAAGCTGAAGGCGGAAGGCTTCGAGGCCGTCGACGTGCTCGCGTCGAACCTGAAGCGTGTGAAGGCCATCGACGTCGTCACCGTGATCGGCTACACAGACCGCTTCGGCTCGGTCGCGCACAACCGCGACCTGTCGCGGCGTCGCGCCCAGGCCGTCGCCGACGCGTTGAAGCAGCGCGGCGTGGATCCTGGGCACTTCGACGTGCGCGGCGCGGGTTCGACGGCGCCTGTAGTCACGTGTCCGGGCCCGAAGAAGCCTGCCGTCATCGAGTGTCTGGCGCCTAACCGGCGCGTGGAGATTCGCGTGAGCGGGCAGACAGCCGCTTCCGTGCCCACGCCCGATGCGGGCTCGCAACGGTTTGCGCAAGCACCGCAGCCGGTGCAGCCCGCGCGTGTCCGGCCGCAAGCGCAACAGCAGCTGCAGTTGCGCAAACAGTGGCAGATGCCGGCACAGTCGCAACCTGCGCCGCAGCAGCCATAG
- a CDS encoding YadA-like family protein, whose protein sequence is MSVGSAGAERRVTNVAAGLNGTDAVNVSQLMAEDARVNVLSNTVNNIGNNGNGGTIKYFHANSTAADSAASGQNSIAVGPQALASNSYGIAMGPLATASGVSGVAIGAASLSTAQQSDAFGDYATASGLYSVALGNQSTASAQSALAVGDTAIASGVNSSAIGRQATASTSNSVALGANSIASSTTLGSAGFNPGGASINASTAVGEVSIGSANAERRLTNVAAGYSATDAVNVSQLMSEDAKVNAEGAATAAALGGGSSYNSTTGAITNPTYNISGGTYNNVAGALTSIDARINNIGNGSSGGNLKYFHANSSLADSTATGVDSVVAGPAATASANSAVALGADSVADRDNTVSVGSSTAQRQITNMAAGTAATDAVNVSQLTGVTTAIGGGASVKADGTIAQPTFNVYGQTYSNVGDALASINNNTGNIVQNLKYIKFGASTAAAAQAGGTDSIAIGGNAVATANGAIAIGRGANATASNSVALGVNSVANTANTFAVGSAVLTRRIVNVADGTATTDAATVGQVNADIQAAIASLQTPLTSKPALLGSTPTLRSTQLLGATSSLTPDQLIFSGPTDKAGMTYAQGQDSIAIGLNSQATADYAVAIGDNAQSLDNSTVAIGQTAITDGQSAVAIGSQVSANGSYAIAIGNNGTLAQADNAIAIGNNVQVGGVNTMAVGENIVSTGTNSIVLGYASADGGRANVLSVGSSTQQRQIVNVAAGTQNTDAVNVSQLKGAVSALGGGATVNPTTGVVTAPAYNVAGGTYVNVGAALSALDAGEKAISNNVMNVTNVVNNITNGGGIKYFHTNSTLADSLANGANSVAIGGNAVATTSNSVALGSNSVASAATLSSAGFAPGGFSISATTATGEVSVGAQGAERRVTNIAAGYAATDAVNVSQLMAEDQRVNVVSNNLSNLSNVVNNLGGSINLKYFHSNSTLTDSTASGTDAVAVGPQATAAGTSAIAIGNSASATAANSVALGSNATTTANLSAAAYNPGSATLSGTTASGEVSVGNASFNRRITNVAAGSAATDAVNVSQLMSEDAKVNAEGAGTAAALGGGSSYNASTGAITNPTYNVSGGTYNNIAGALTGIDARVTNMGNNITYLNNVINNTIINGGGIKYFHANSTLADSTASGTDSVAIGGAASASASNSVALGSNATTTANLSAAAYNPGSTTLSGTTAAGEVSVGNAGLNRRITNLAAGSAATDAVNVSQLMSEDAKVNAEGAATAAALGGGSSYNPSTGAITNPTYNVAGATTNNVGGALTSIDARINNIQVGGGIKYFHANSTLADSTASGMNSVAIGGAAMASASNSVALGANSLANSSTLASTGFAPGGLTISAGTAAGEVSVGTSGAERRITNVAAGYSATDAVNLSQLMAEDAKVNNVSNNLTNLSNIVNNISGGSNLKYFQVNSSLANASATGTDSVAAGPNAVATASNAVALGANSVADRANTVSVGSSGSQRQIVNLAAGTNPTDAVNVSQLAGVTAALGGGATVNPTTGAIVAPAYNVLGNTYSNVGSALSAFLDASSNLQTSLKYINFGPSTAAKSQASGTDAIAIGGNAVATANGAVAIGRGANATASNSVALGVNSVANTANTFAVGSAVSTRRIVNVADGTAATDAATVGQVNADIQTAITNLQTSLASKPALLGSAPAVRSTQLVGAVGGAFPSPSSLTPDQLIFSGPTDKVGMTYAEGQDSMAIGLNSQATADYAVAIGDNAQSLDNSAVAIGQTAITDGQSAVAIGSQVSANGDYAIAIGNNGTLVQGANDMAIGNNVQVGGVNTMAIGENIVTTGTNDVVLGYASTDGGRANIVSVGSNTQQRQIINVAAGTQKTDAVNVSQLSGVTTALGGGASVNPTTGAVVAPAYSLAGSTYSNVGAALSSLDTRIASSGDPLAVDYDAAAKNQITLKGASGTKISGLMAGALNATSSEAVNGSQLYAQGVSTAQALGGGASVNTTTGAITAPQYTFGGATYTNVGDALTALNNAAGSGNALGVVYNAQDKSEITLAGANGTKIDKLAAGDVNASSSDAVNGAQLYNVAASAANAIGGGSTVNNDGTISNPTYVVGGSTVTTIGGAITNLDARVYANSTDITNLQTQINEGGIGLVTQDATSKNILVASATGGSLVDFTGTAGARRLTGVAAGNVSASSLEAVNGTQLYNVAASAANAIGGGSTVNNDGTISNPTYVVGGSTVTTIGGAITNLDARVYANSTDITNLQTQINEGGIGMVTQDQPGSNILVASKTDGSVVDFTGTAGARILSGVAAGVAATDAVNVGQLQAAGIIDPNGKTKAAVTYDTNANGSTDYSSITLGDGTANAAPVTIHNVAAGTQSNDAVNYSQYAALQAQVNNITNAGTGVDTLFVGDGDRNTEAAQAGGTHATAMGALSVANGTQSVAAGYASNASGQNAVAMGANASASGNNAVALGAGSVADQDNTVSVGSATQQRRVTNVAAGTASTDAVNVGQLNEAIAQANASVDDKVSQGVQSANAYTNQQINNLDKKMNSLGAAAMAATSLIPNARAEGNFQMSAAAGTYGGAAAIALGANYWVNDRLLVNAHVTRSTGYGASTGASVGATFGF, encoded by the coding sequence ATGTCGGTCGGTTCAGCCGGAGCGGAACGTCGCGTTACGAACGTTGCTGCAGGCCTGAACGGCACGGACGCTGTCAACGTTAGCCAGTTGATGGCGGAAGACGCCCGGGTCAACGTTCTCAGCAACACAGTCAACAACATTGGCAACAACGGCAACGGCGGTACGATCAAGTACTTCCACGCGAACTCGACGGCCGCCGACTCCGCGGCATCCGGCCAGAATTCGATCGCAGTCGGCCCTCAGGCGCTTGCATCGAATTCGTACGGGATTGCAATGGGCCCGCTTGCCACGGCATCGGGTGTTTCCGGCGTTGCAATTGGCGCAGCTTCACTTTCGACCGCTCAACAGAGCGATGCCTTCGGCGACTATGCGACCGCGAGCGGACTTTATTCCGTTGCGCTGGGCAATCAATCGACGGCATCCGCGCAAAGCGCATTGGCCGTTGGCGACACGGCGATCGCGTCCGGGGTGAACTCGAGCGCCATTGGCCGACAGGCGACGGCTTCGACATCGAATTCGGTTGCATTGGGCGCGAACTCAATCGCGAGCTCGACGACGCTCGGCTCGGCCGGCTTCAACCCAGGCGGCGCGTCCATCAATGCTTCGACGGCTGTGGGCGAAGTGTCCATCGGTTCGGCAAACGCAGAGCGTCGCCTCACAAACGTCGCAGCGGGTTACTCGGCCACGGACGCCGTGAACGTCAGCCAGCTGATGTCGGAAGACGCGAAGGTCAACGCCGAGGGCGCAGCGACGGCAGCGGCGCTGGGCGGCGGTTCCTCGTACAACTCGACGACGGGCGCGATCACGAACCCGACGTACAACATCTCGGGCGGAACGTATAACAACGTTGCAGGCGCGCTGACCAGCATCGATGCGCGCATCAACAACATCGGCAATGGCAGCAGCGGCGGCAATCTGAAGTACTTCCACGCGAACTCGTCGCTGGCCGACTCGACCGCGACGGGCGTCGACAGCGTCGTTGCCGGTCCGGCTGCAACGGCCAGCGCAAATAGCGCGGTCGCGCTTGGCGCCGACTCGGTGGCGGATCGCGATAACACGGTTTCTGTCGGTTCGTCGACGGCTCAGCGTCAGATCACGAACATGGCGGCAGGTACGGCCGCAACCGACGCAGTCAACGTTTCGCAACTGACGGGAGTGACGACGGCAATCGGCGGTGGCGCATCGGTGAAAGCCGACGGCACCATCGCACAGCCGACGTTCAACGTGTACGGCCAGACGTACTCGAACGTCGGCGATGCGCTCGCCAGCATCAACAACAACACGGGCAACATCGTTCAGAACCTGAAGTACATCAAGTTCGGCGCAAGTACGGCAGCTGCGGCACAGGCGGGGGGCACCGACTCGATTGCGATTGGCGGCAATGCGGTCGCGACGGCGAATGGCGCAATCGCTATCGGTCGCGGCGCGAATGCGACGGCTTCGAATTCGGTGGCGCTCGGCGTCAACTCCGTGGCAAACACGGCCAACACGTTTGCGGTCGGCAGCGCCGTGTTGACGCGTCGAATCGTCAACGTCGCGGACGGCACGGCGACCACCGATGCGGCCACGGTTGGCCAGGTCAACGCGGACATTCAGGCGGCTATCGCCAGTTTGCAAACCCCATTGACGTCGAAGCCCGCGTTGCTGGGATCGACTCCCACCCTCCGTTCCACCCAACTGCTCGGTGCTACGTCGAGTCTGACGCCGGATCAACTGATCTTCTCCGGTCCCACCGATAAGGCCGGGATGACCTATGCTCAAGGCCAGGATTCAATAGCGATCGGCCTGAACTCGCAGGCGACGGCTGACTACGCAGTCGCGATCGGCGACAACGCACAGTCGCTGGACAACAGCACGGTCGCCATCGGGCAGACGGCGATTACGGACGGACAGAGCGCGGTCGCCATCGGTTCGCAAGTGTCGGCGAACGGCAGCTACGCCATTGCAATCGGCAACAATGGCACTTTGGCGCAAGCCGATAACGCCATTGCGATTGGTAACAACGTGCAGGTCGGCGGCGTCAACACGATGGCCGTTGGCGAGAACATCGTTTCGACGGGTACCAACAGCATCGTATTGGGCTACGCCAGCGCGGACGGCGGACGCGCAAACGTCCTGTCAGTGGGCAGCAGCACGCAGCAGCGTCAGATCGTCAATGTCGCTGCCGGTACGCAGAACACCGACGCCGTGAACGTCTCGCAGCTCAAGGGTGCCGTCAGCGCACTCGGCGGTGGCGCAACGGTCAACCCGACGACGGGCGTAGTCACGGCACCGGCGTACAACGTCGCCGGTGGGACTTACGTCAACGTAGGCGCTGCGTTGTCGGCGCTCGATGCGGGCGAGAAGGCCATTTCGAACAACGTGATGAACGTGACGAACGTGGTGAACAACATCACGAACGGAGGTGGCATCAAGTACTTCCACACCAACTCGACGCTGGCGGACTCGTTGGCGAACGGTGCGAACTCTGTTGCAATCGGCGGTAACGCAGTTGCGACGACGTCGAATTCCGTCGCGCTCGGCAGCAACTCCGTCGCCAGCGCGGCTACGCTGTCGTCGGCCGGCTTCGCGCCGGGCGGCTTCTCTATCTCGGCCACAACGGCTACGGGCGAAGTGTCGGTTGGTGCGCAAGGTGCAGAGCGTCGCGTCACGAACATCGCGGCAGGCTATGCGGCAACCGACGCGGTCAACGTCAGCCAGCTGATGGCGGAAGACCAGCGGGTCAACGTTGTCAGCAACAACCTGAGCAACCTCAGCAACGTCGTCAACAACCTTGGCGGCAGCATCAACCTGAAGTACTTCCATTCGAATTCGACGCTGACCGACTCGACGGCATCGGGAACGGATGCGGTTGCCGTGGGTCCGCAAGCTACAGCGGCGGGCACGAGCGCGATCGCGATCGGTAACAGCGCGAGCGCAACGGCAGCGAACTCCGTCGCGCTGGGCTCGAACGCGACGACGACGGCGAACCTGTCGGCAGCCGCGTACAACCCCGGTAGCGCGACACTGTCGGGCACGACGGCGTCGGGCGAAGTGTCGGTCGGCAATGCAAGCTTCAATCGCCGCATCACCAACGTCGCAGCAGGTTCGGCTGCGACGGATGCCGTGAACGTCAGCCAGTTGATGTCGGAAGATGCAAAGGTCAACGCCGAGGGCGCAGGAACGGCAGCGGCGCTGGGCGGCGGTTCGTCCTACAACGCGTCGACGGGCGCAATCACGAACCCGACGTACAACGTTTCGGGCGGTACCTACAACAATATCGCAGGTGCGCTGACAGGCATTGATGCCCGTGTGACGAACATGGGCAACAACATCACGTACCTCAACAACGTCATCAACAACACCATCATCAACGGTGGTGGCATCAAGTACTTCCACGCGAATTCGACGCTGGCCGACTCGACCGCATCAGGCACGGATTCGGTCGCAATCGGCGGTGCAGCCAGCGCTTCGGCGTCGAACTCGGTTGCACTCGGCTCCAACGCGACGACGACGGCCAATCTGTCGGCAGCCGCGTACAACCCGGGCAGCACCACGCTGTCAGGCACGACGGCAGCAGGTGAAGTTTCGGTGGGCAATGCAGGTCTGAATCGCCGCATCACTAACCTCGCAGCCGGCTCGGCGGCAACGGACGCAGTGAACGTCAGCCAGTTGATGTCTGAAGACGCCAAGGTCAACGCGGAAGGCGCGGCGACGGCAGCGGCGCTGGGCGGCGGTTCGTCGTATAACCCGTCGACGGGCGCAATCACGAACCCGACGTACAACGTGGCGGGTGCAACGACCAACAACGTTGGCGGCGCGCTGACCAGCATCGATGCGCGCATCAACAACATCCAGGTCGGCGGTGGCATCAAGTACTTCCATGCAAACTCGACGCTGGCGGACTCGACGGCATCGGGCATGAACTCGGTGGCAATCGGCGGCGCAGCGATGGCTTCGGCATCGAACTCGGTGGCGCTGGGTGCGAACTCGCTTGCAAACTCGTCAACGCTTGCTTCGACCGGCTTTGCGCCGGGCGGCCTGACGATTTCGGCGGGTACGGCCGCGGGTGAAGTGTCCGTCGGCACATCGGGCGCGGAACGCCGCATCACGAATGTCGCGGCCGGCTACTCGGCAACGGATGCAGTGAACCTGAGCCAGTTGATGGCGGAAGACGCGAAGGTCAACAACGTCAGCAACAACCTGACGAACCTGTCGAATATCGTCAACAACATCAGCGGCGGCTCGAATCTGAAGTACTTCCAGGTGAATTCGTCGCTGGCGAATGCATCGGCAACGGGTACGGATAGCGTCGCGGCAGGCCCGAACGCGGTGGCGACGGCAAGCAACGCAGTCGCGCTGGGCGCGAACTCGGTGGCCGATCGCGCTAACACGGTGTCCGTCGGTTCGTCGGGCTCGCAGCGCCAGATCGTGAACCTTGCAGCCGGCACGAACCCGACGGATGCGGTCAACGTGTCGCAACTCGCGGGTGTTACGGCTGCACTGGGCGGCGGGGCGACGGTCAACCCGACGACGGGCGCGATCGTAGCGCCGGCGTACAACGTGCTTGGCAATACGTACTCTAATGTGGGTTCCGCACTGTCGGCCTTCCTGGACGCGTCGAGCAACCTGCAAACGAGCCTGAAGTACATCAATTTCGGCCCGAGCACGGCAGCAAAATCCCAGGCATCGGGTACGGATGCAATCGCGATTGGCGGCAATGCGGTCGCAACGGCCAACGGCGCAGTCGCTATCGGTCGCGGCGCGAATGCGACGGCTTCGAATTCGGTGGCGCTCGGCGTCAACTCCGTGGCAAACACGGCCAACACGTTCGCGGTTGGCAGCGCCGTGTCGACGCGTCGAATCGTCAACGTCGCGGACGGCACAGCGGCCACCGATGCGGCCACGGTTGGCCAGGTCAACGCGGATATTCAGACGGCTATTACCAATCTGCAAACCTCGCTTGCATCCAAGCCCGCCTTGCTGGGTTCCGCACCCGCCGTCCGGTCGACGCAGCTTGTCGGCGCAGTGGGCGGAGCGTTCCCGTCGCCGTCCAGCTTGACGCCGGATCAGCTGATCTTCTCCGGTCCCACCGATAAGGTCGGTATGACGTATGCCGAAGGCCAGGATTCGATGGCGATCGGCCTGAACTCGCAGGCGACAGCCGACTATGCAGTCGCGATTGGCGACAACGCACAATCGCTGGACAACAGCGCGGTCGCTATTGGCCAGACGGCGATAACGGACGGACAGAGCGCTGTAGCGATTGGTTCACAGGTCAGTGCGAACGGCGACTACGCGATTGCGATCGGCAACAACGGTACGCTGGTCCAAGGGGCCAACGACATGGCTATCGGTAACAACGTGCAGGTCGGTGGCGTGAATACGATGGCCATTGGCGAGAACATCGTGACGACCGGCACCAACGATGTGGTCCTCGGTTACGCCAGCACGGACGGCGGCCGCGCGAACATCGTCTCCGTCGGCAGCAACACGCAGCAACGCCAGATCATCAACGTCGCTGCAGGCACGCAGAAGACCGACGCCGTCAACGTCTCCCAGCTCTCTGGCGTGACGACGGCGCTCGGCGGCGGCGCATCGGTCAATCCGACCACGGGCGCAGTCGTGGCACCGGCCTACTCGCTGGCGGGCAGCACCTACTCCAACGTAGGCGCAGCGTTGTCGTCGCTGGATACGCGCATCGCATCGAGCGGTGATCCGCTCGCTGTCGATTACGACGCCGCGGCAAAGAATCAGATCACGCTGAAGGGCGCAAGCGGCACGAAGATCAGCGGTCTGATGGCAGGCGCGTTGAACGCAACCAGCTCGGAAGCCGTGAACGGTTCGCAGCTGTATGCACAGGGTGTATCGACGGCTCAGGCACTTGGCGGCGGCGCGTCGGTCAATACAACGACGGGCGCGATCACGGCTCCGCAGTACACGTTCGGCGGCGCGACGTACACCAACGTCGGTGATGCGCTGACGGCTCTGAACAACGCAGCGGGTTCGGGCAATGCACTGGGCGTGGTCTACAACGCCCAGGACAAGAGTGAGATCACGCTGGCAGGCGCGAACGGCACGAAGATCGACAAGCTGGCGGCAGGCGACGTGAACGCATCCAGTTCAGATGCCGTGAACGGCGCGCAGCTGTACAACGTGGCGGCATCGGCGGCGAATGCGATCGGCGGCGGTTCGACGGTGAACAACGACGGTACGATCAGCAATCCGACGTATGTCGTTGGCGGCTCGACCGTCACGACGATCGGTGGCGCGATCACGAACCTCGACGCCCGTGTCTATGCGAACAGCACCGACATCACGAACCTGCAAACGCAGATCAACGAAGGCGGCATCGGTCTCGTGACGCAGGATGCGACGAGCAAAAACATCCTCGTCGCGTCCGCGACGGGCGGTTCGCTCGTCGACTTTACGGGCACGGCTGGTGCTCGCAGGCTGACGGGCGTGGCGGCGGGCAACGTGAGTGCATCGAGCCTCGAAGCGGTGAACGGCACGCAGCTGTACAACGTGGCGGCGTCGGCGGCGAATGCGATCGGCGGCGGTTCGACGGTGAACAACGACGGCACGATCAGCAACCCGACGTATGTCGTTGGCGGCTCGACCGTCACGACGATCGGCGGTGCGATCACGAACCTCGACGCCCGTGTCTATGCGAACAGCACGGACATCACCAACCTGCAGACGCAGATCAACGAGGGCGGCATCGGCATGGTCACGCAGGACCAGCCGGGCAGCAACATCCTCGTTGCGTCGAAGACCGACGGCTCGGTCGTCGACTTCACGGGCACGGCGGGCGCGCGCATCCTGTCGGGCGTGGCGGCAGGGGTGGCGGCAACCGATGCAGTGAACGTCGGACAGCTGCAAGCGGCCGGCATTATCGACCCCAATGGCAAGACCAAGGCCGCCGTGACGTATGACACGAACGCGAACGGTTCGACCGACTACAGCAGCATCACGCTGGGGGACGGTACGGCGAACGCAGCGCCCGTGACAATCCACAACGTCGCAGCGGGCACACAGTCGAACGATGCCGTCAACTACTCGCAGTACGCGGCGTTGCAGGCCCAGGTCAACAACATCACGAACGCGGGAACGGGTGTCGATACGCTGTTCGTCGGCGACGGCGACCGCAACACGGAAGCAGCGCAGGCAGGCGGCACGCACGCCACGGCAATGGGCGCGCTGTCCGTTGCAAACGGCACGCAGTCGGTCGCGGCGGGCTATGCATCGAACGCGTCGGGCCAGAACGCCGTCGCAATGGGTGCAAACGCGTCGGCCAGCGGCAACAACGCCGTTGCACTCGGCGCGGGTTCCGTCGCGGATCAGGACAACACGGTGTCGGTCGGCTCGGCTACGCAGCAGCGCCGGGTCACGAACGTTGCCGCGGGCACTGCGTCCACGGACGCCGTCAACGTCGGTCAGTTGAACGAGGCGATTGCGCAGGCAAACGCATCGGTCGACGACAAGGTCAGCCAGGGTGTCCAGTCCGCGAACGCGTACACGAACCAGCAGATCAACAACCTCGACAAGAAGATGAACTCGCTCGGCGCGGCGGCGATGGCGGCAACGTCGCTGATCCCGAATGCACGGGCAGAGGGCAACTTCCAGATGTCGGCGGCTGCAGGTACGTATGGCGGCGCTGCTGCCATCGCGCTCGGTGCGAACTATTGGGTCAACGACCGCTTGCTGGTGAACGCGCACGTGACTCGCTCGACGGGCTACGGCGCAAGCACGGGCGCCTCCGTCGGCGCGACGTTCGGGTTCTAA
- a CDS encoding vWA domain-containing protein yields the protein MRSGFRWRQGAGDVSRVGLAGARIAWPRTLAAKRNEQLTTDHLRFKHEEAHSGVLHCFLLDCSASMMAGQRLALAKGILVALFDQARMTRDQVALICFGGSEADVRFGPAVPRWWNERWLSPIGGGGGTPLLLGIETAASLLERAARKRPTQQRWLWVFSDGRSSGSPVRPRVADEVVFVDFEDSPSRLGRCSRMAGLWRAQCISSDELICARSR from the coding sequence ATGCGCAGCGGTTTCCGATGGCGGCAAGGCGCAGGCGATGTATCGCGCGTCGGTTTGGCCGGCGCGCGCATTGCATGGCCGCGCACGCTTGCCGCTAAACGGAACGAGCAGCTGACTACCGATCACTTGCGTTTCAAGCATGAAGAGGCGCACAGCGGCGTGCTCCATTGCTTTCTACTTGACTGTTCGGCTTCGATGATGGCCGGGCAGCGGCTCGCATTGGCCAAAGGGATTCTCGTCGCGTTGTTCGATCAGGCGCGTATGACGCGCGATCAGGTCGCGCTGATCTGCTTTGGCGGATCGGAAGCCGACGTGCGTTTCGGACCCGCGGTGCCACGCTGGTGGAATGAGCGTTGGCTTTCGCCTATAGGCGGTGGCGGTGGTACGCCGCTGTTACTCGGCATTGAAACTGCCGCGTCGCTGCTCGAACGCGCGGCGCGCAAACGACCCACGCAGCAGCGCTGGCTGTGGGTATTTTCCGATGGACGCAGCAGCGGTTCGCCCGTTCGCCCTAGGGTCGCCGATGAAGTTGTGTTTGTTGACTTCGAGGACAGTCCGTCGCGACTGGGGCGCTGCTCGCGCATGGCGGGATTGTGGCGCGCTCAATGCATTTCCTCGGACGAACTGATTTGCGCCAGATCGCGTTGA
- a CDS encoding flagellar brake protein has product MQTSEDTVQTGASAPVLSRQLAPDAVPVGEPLAFPVVDSDGMLLFDRGAVVIGAEEHRFLFQHFKPQRGDLSEVPQDGAAAPLSTAKQQADADSLALKDMHLTIGALIGVRSQVGMGAPMHPSRIIGFAPNESLFVTPPLVDGKAMQLAVGENIEIVAIASQAVFRFVCTVDSVCLVPFHYLVLSKPGAVRRLRERKSVRVRANLPLRFGIDANGTGYESLGLVQSVSAMGMSFAAPWTVGEVGKRIRVAFALRSKDLETSIETTAIIRNVQAGSSPGDPITHGIEFEKLDQVEQMALKVYVFDRIDDVIFWTSGPK; this is encoded by the coding sequence ATGCAAACCAGTGAAGACACCGTCCAGACGGGCGCAAGCGCGCCCGTCCTGTCTCGGCAGCTCGCGCCCGACGCCGTGCCAGTCGGTGAGCCGCTCGCGTTTCCGGTGGTCGACAGTGACGGCATGCTGCTGTTCGACCGCGGCGCAGTCGTGATCGGTGCAGAGGAACACCGCTTTCTGTTCCAGCACTTCAAGCCGCAGCGCGGCGACCTGAGCGAGGTCCCGCAAGACGGCGCAGCCGCCCCATTGTCCACCGCGAAGCAGCAGGCGGACGCCGATTCGCTCGCGCTCAAGGACATGCACCTGACGATCGGCGCGTTGATCGGCGTGCGTTCGCAGGTGGGCATGGGCGCGCCGATGCATCCGTCGCGCATCATCGGCTTCGCGCCGAACGAGTCGCTATTCGTCACGCCACCGCTCGTCGACGGCAAGGCGATGCAACTGGCCGTCGGCGAGAACATCGAGATCGTCGCGATCGCGAGCCAGGCCGTGTTCCGCTTCGTGTGTACCGTCGATTCCGTTTGCCTGGTGCCCTTCCACTATCTCGTGCTCTCGAAGCCTGGCGCGGTCCGCCGCCTGCGCGAACGCAAGTCGGTGCGCGTGCGCGCGAACCTGCCGCTGCGCTTCGGCATCGACGCGAACGGCACGGGCTACGAAAGCCTCGGCCTCGTGCAAAGCGTGAGCGCGATGGGCATGTCGTTCGCCGCGCCGTGGACGGTCGGCGAAGTCGGCAAGCGCATTCGCGTGGCGTTCGCGCTGCGCTCGAAGGATCTGGAAACGTCGATCGAAACCACGGCGATCATCCGCAATGTGCAGGCGGGCTCGTCTCCCGGCGACCCGATCACGCACGGCATCGAATTCGAGAAGCTCGATCAGGTCGAGCAGATGGCACTGAAGGTCTACGTGTTCGACCGGATCGACGATGTGATCTTCTGGACAAGCGGTCCGAAATAG